From a single Arachis hypogaea cultivar Tifrunner chromosome 3, arahy.Tifrunner.gnm2.J5K5, whole genome shotgun sequence genomic region:
- the LOC112791682 gene encoding PH, RCC1 and FYVE domains-containing protein 1-like, translating into MKLTATTTTTMTMEEDSLAALPFDRAVEQAIVSIKKGAYLLKCGRRGKPKLCPFRLSPDERNLIWYSGQQEKHLRLSSVSKIIQGQGNIRCQRQNEAEKECHSFSLIYADSEHSLDLICKDKAQATTWFVGLRAVISRCQHPRPFSSLRSCKGVQSCVSSPAGILRRKKNLGLLDDTSQFAQVHSVCASPTLSLSERCFSDGLSYTSDKFYPSTPFLSSANDMIDNSVPSSPYIDPDTPIKIETTRLNKEHKNLSCRSMLNPATPLIRNNNALKDVMVWGGGIGGLVGIVNERFVNQDGIYSLVPKLLESTMMLDVQNIALGGKHAALVTKEGEVFCWGQGKWGRLGQKIDIDTSSPKIVDSLNGVHIKQVTCGEYHTCALTDSGEVYAWGNDVCCSDLVNEGRIKNQWIPHKLSGPLDGISISSIACGEWHTAIVSSCGKLFTYGDGTFGVLGHGNLQSCSRPKHVESLSGLKVRSVACGSWHTAAIVEVMVDHFRYNTPTGKLFTWGDADEGRLGHADNGNKLVPTCVSQLVDYDFVQVSCGRMLTVALTNMGKVFAMGSARYGQLGNPHARDRAVMVEGQLKQEFVKVISAGSYHVAVLTSAGSVYTWGKGENGQLGLGDAEDRYTPSFVEALRDRQVETITCGSSFTAAICLHRPISISDQSACSGCRLPFGFTRKKHNCYDCGLHFCRACSSKKVINASLAPSKSKAFRVCDQCYDRRQGSTHSAVALKSRNCNSQQLHRLPDLTEDRGETTMAQGPLLTLGQSCYRKSMPSGRKDWKNQQESQQHLEDSSSSMLGGMPQWGQVPCPAQFRINCKENLAGHVSSSKNKVATVAPPNIESPAAAFNFSSAESDTTKSDKMLIEEVQRLRAELKRLEEQCELKNHKIQECQQKIEESWFVAKEEAAKSKAAKEVIKALALRLHTISGKENAGQEGQVGIHDCMSNLAPIHIDMNSPRDGNMDSLSNSPIVFSDTLKSKLGRNMLLKNDRVTENSSVAKPQSQQDNTDSMKVEWVEQYEPGVYITFTTLPCGKKGLKRVRFSRKRFSEKEAERWWEENQCRVYHKYEIEGCINNSQSQVKG; encoded by the exons GATGAGAGGAATTTGATTTGGTACTCAGGGCAGCAGGAAAAGCATTTGCGATTGAGTTCGGTTTCGAAGATTATTCAAGGGCAGGGAAAT ATAAGGTGCCAAAGGCAAAATGAAGCTGAAAAGGAGTGCCATTCATTTTCACTAATCTATGCTGACAGCGAACACTCTCTTGATCTG ATATGCAAGGACAAAGCACAGGCTACTACTTGGTTTGTTGGATTGAGAGCTGTGATTTCTCGGTGCCAGCATCCTCGACCTTTCAGTAGTTTAAGAAGCTGCAAAGGGGTTCAGAGTTGTGTCAGTAGTCCGGCCGGAATATTACGAAGAAAGAAAAATCTTGGCCTCCTGGATGATACCTCCCAATTTGCTCAG GTACATAGTGTATGCGCAAGTCCCACTTTGTCACTCTCAGAAAGGTGTTTTTCTGATGGCTTATCATATACATCTGACAAGTTTTATCCATCAACACCTTTCCTTTCCAGTGCAAATGACATGATTGATAATTCTGTCCCAAGTTCTCCATATATTGATCCAGATACTCCTATTAAGATCGAAACAACACGTCTCAACAAGGAGCACAAGAATTTGTCCTGCAGGTCTATGTTGAACCCCGCCACACcactcataagaaacaacaatGCATTGAAGGATGTAATGGTTTGGGGTGGAGGGATTGGAGGTCTTGTAGGGATTGTAAATGAAAGGTTTGTGAACCAAGATGGAATATATTCTTTAGTTCCAAAGTTGCTAGAATCCACTATGATGTTAGATGTACAAAATATAGCTTTAGGAGGAAAACATGCTGCCTTGGTAACAAAAGAAGGGGAAGTGTTTTGTTGGGGTCAAGGGAAGTGGGGAAGGTTGGGGCAAAAAATTGATATAGACACTAGCTCCCCGAAAATAGTCGATTCTCTTAATGGTGTTCATATAAAACAGGTAACCTGTGGTGAGTATCATACATGTGCTTTGACAGATTCTGGTGAAGTATATGCATGGGGGAATGATGTTTGTTGTTCGGATTTGGTTAATGAAGGCCGGATAAAAAATCAATGGATACCACATAAACTTTCAGGTCCATTAGATGGTATTAGCATTTCAAGCATTGCTTGTGGAGAATGGCACACTGCCATTGTCTCTAGCTGTGGAAAATTATTTACATATGGAGATGGTACCTTCGGAGTTCTTGGCCATGGCAATCTTCAGAGCTGTTCTCGACCAAAACATGTTGAGTCTCTTAGTGGTCTAAAGGTGAGGTCTGTTGCTTGTGGTTCATGGCATACAGCTGCAATTGTGGAAGTCATGGTTGATCACTTTCGGTATAATACTCCTACAGGCAAGTTGTTTACTTGGGGAGATGCAGATGAAGGGAGGCTTGGTCATGCAGATAATGGAAACAAGCTTGTGCCGACTTGTGTTTCGCAACTCGTTGACTATGATTTTGTTCAAGTAAGTTGTGGAAGAATGTTGACTGTAGCACTTACTAATATGGGGAAGGTATTTGCAATGGGAAGCGCGAGATATGGACAGCTCGGAAATCCTCACGCCAGAGATAGAGCAGTAATGGTTGAAGGACAGCTTAAACAAGAGTTTGTTAAAGTGATTTCGGCTGGTTCATATCATGTTGCTGTTTTGACTTCGGCCGGGAGTGTCTATACATGGGGCAAAGGTGAAAATGGTCAACTTGGACTAGGTGATGCCGAAGACAGGTACACGCCTTCTTTTGTTGAGGCTCTAAGAGACAGGCAAGTAGAAACAATAACTTGTGGATCAAGTTTCACGGCTGCAATCTGTTTGCACAGACCGATTTCTATTAGTGACCAGTCAGCTTGTAGTGGGTGTAGGCTGCCGTTTGGATTCACAAGGAAGAAGCATAACTGTTATGATTGTGGCCTTCATTTCTGCCGCGCTTGTAGTAGTAAAAAGGTTATAAATGCTTCTCTAGCCCCGAGTAAGAGCAAGGCCTTTCGAGTTTGTGATCAGTGCTATGATAGAAGGCAAGGAAGTACACATTCAGCAGTGGCTTTGAAGTCTAGAAATTGCAACTCCCAGCAGCTGCACAGACTTCCTGATCTGACTGAAGATAGAGGAGAGACAACTATGGCACAGGGTCCTCTCTTGACGCTCGGCCAATCATGTTATAGGAAAAGCATGCCCAGTGGAAGAAAGGACTGGAAAAACCAACAAGAGAGCCAGCAGCATTTAGAAGATAGTTCTTCTTCTATGTTAGGTGGGATGCCCCAATGGGGGCAAGTTCCATGCCCTGCCCAATTTAGAATCAATTGTAAAGAAAATTTGGCTGGGCATGTTTCTTCGTCGAAAAATAAAGTAGCTACTGTTGCCCCACCAAATATAGAATCTCCGGCGGCAGCATTCAACTTCTCTAGTGCAGAGTCAGATACAACAAAGTCTGATAAGATGCTCATTGAAGAAGTTCagaggctgagagctgag TTAAAGAGACTTGAAGAACAGTGTGAACTCAAAAACCATAAGATACAAGAGTGCCAACAGAAAATTGAGGAGAGTTGGTTTGTAGCAAAGGAGGAAGCTGCTAAGTCCAAAGCAGCAAAAGAGGTCATAAAAGCTTTGGCTTTAAGG CTTCATACAATATCAGGAAAAGAGAATGCTGGACAAGAAGGACAAGTTGGGATACATGATTGCATGTCTAATTTGGCACCCATACATATAGATATGAATAGTCCTAGGGATGGCAACATGGACAGTCTATCTAATTCCCCTATAGTATTCTCAGACACATTGAAATCAAAACTTGGGAGAAACATGTTACTCAAGAATGATAGAGTGACGGAAAATTCTAGCGTCGCTAAACCACAGTCACAGCAAGACAATACTGACAGCATGAAGGTTGAATGGGTAGAACAGTATGAGCCTGGTGTTTACATCACATTCACAACcttgccatgtgggaaaaagggCCTTAAAAGGGTCAGATTCAG CCGGAAACGATTCTCGGAGAAGGAAGCAGAACGGTGGTGGGAAGAGAATCAATGCAGAGTGTACCATAAATATGAGATTGAAGGGTGTATAAACAATAGCCAAAGTCAGGTGAAAGGCTAA